The following proteins come from a genomic window of Aspergillus oryzae RIB40 DNA, chromosome 4:
- a CDS encoding Gfo/Idh/MocA family protein (predicted protein): MALVAQSATFIHQYISSFLHSKPRKSPEALKLGILSSAQINAAAVIHPAETHPDVILYAIASRDASTAAQAAKQYNITKSYGSYQELLDDPAVDIVYVSTPNGQHYEWTSKALQAGKHVLCEKPFTSNADEAKGLVSLAKEKGLTLEEASPASTAGSCGQRP, from the exons CCAGTAtatctcttcatttctccactCCAAGCCCCGTAAATCCCCCGAAGCGCTGAAGCTAGGGATTCTATCTTCAGCGCAGATCAATGCGGCTGCAG TTATCCATCCCGCGGAAACACATCCGGATGTAATCTTATACGCTATTGCCTCTCGCGACGCTTCGACCGCCGCTCAGGCTGCTAAACAGTACAACATCACCAAATCTTATGGGTCGTACCAGGAACTCTTGGATGACCCTGCTGTGGATATTGTATATGTGTCCACCCCTAATGGGCAGCATTATGAATGGACTTCAAAGGCCCTCCAGGCTGGCAAACACGTGCTTTGTGAGAAGCCGTTCACATCGAATGCAGATGAAGCAAAGGGTTTAGTGAGCCTagccaaagagaaaggattgACTCTCGAAGAAGCT AGTCCGGCCAGCACGGCAGGATCTTGCGGACAAAGGCCGTGA
- a CDS encoding uncharacterized protein (predicted protein), with translation MTYALSFTRYALRARHPKAINSVTARVSSDDPRVDAAMYAYLTFVGPQDTEVHSQIYTDMERQWVVGVVPRFWELPSIEVETERAIIFFYNAMMPHLYHYISVTDKTTGQTRYHKQYKGGPLWGNVTTTGGKGGSSHWSTYRWQLEAFVDAVRGKTPTYWIPGEDSICQMECIDALYQAAGLPHLGCVESA, from the exons ATGACATATGCCCTATCATTCACTCGCTACGCTCTTCGCGCGCGGCACCCTAAAGCCATCAACTCGGTCACTGCCCGCGTCTCCAGCGACGATCCGCGCGTCGACGCGGCCATGTACGCCTATTTGACTTTTGTCGGACCCCAGGATACTGAGGTCCATAGCCAGATCTACACTGACATGGAGCGGCAATGGGTTGTTGGCGTTGTTCCGCGTTTCTGGGAGTTGCCTTCAATTGAAGTGGAGACTGAGAGGGctatcatcttcttctacaATGCGATGATGCCACATCTGTATCATTATATCTCTGTCACTGACAAGACAACAGGCCAGACGCGTTACCACAAACAGTACAAAGGAGGTCCTTTGTGGGGCAATGTTACGACTACCGGCGGCAAAGGGGGCAGCTCGCACTGGAGTACCTACCGATGGCAGTTGGAGGCGTTCGTCGATGCCGTCAGAGGCAAGACACCCACATACTGGATCCCCGGCGAGGATAGCATTTGCCAGATGGAGTGCATTGATGCTTTGTATCAAGCTGCTGGTCTACCG CACCTTGGGTGTGTTGAATCCGCATAG